The nucleotide window ATCGGAAGCTCGCCATTTTGCTCTAATAGTAGGAAGAACTTTCTCTATCAAGCAAGCTCTAGTGATATCTTTAGTTACTGACTGAATGGGCTTTGTTTCCATAGTTCCTGCTGTTCGATTTTTGCTATTCCACTTAGCTGGTTCCTTAACTACAAACGAAAAAATACCTATTTTTCGAGAAAACAACTCAATTCCATTTTCATCAAATCGAGGACGTGCTACAGCAGCCATAAACATAACTtttggaataaaatttttacttttgtaaGAATGATACGGGTCTGGCTCATGCTCTCCAGGAAACAGGTAGTACCTTTCAacttttttggacaaaaaaaatcacttttcgttgatatgaacataattaaacatattcATAAACATGGGATTTCTGTGGATTGTATTCTGATCAATCATTGAGAGGCAGTATTGTAGTTGTACCTTTTTGTTTCCTTCGGTTAACTGAGGCTTGATGGAATTAGAACGTGGCCGAAGAGTTCCATCTTTCACATGCCGAAAGACGGTTGATTTTGGCAGGTTCATCGCAAAAGCCAGAGATCGAATACTTGTTTGACAACAAAGTGGAATTTCTTTGACTT belongs to Capsicum annuum cultivar UCD-10X-F1 unplaced genomic scaffold, UCD10Xv1.1 ctg61142, whole genome shotgun sequence and includes:
- the LOC124893531 gene encoding uncharacterized protein LOC124893531, coding for MRFVVPIDSTFRNKQLRLEERQAIEKFLLKESKEGSLKYGSITQAAMLFKKSIRTIQRIWKQCQSSVDNGMSSLDVSLRLIGKVGRKRIGVDINQVKEIPLCCQTSIRSLAFAMNLPKSTVFRHVKDGTLRPRSNSIKPQLTEGNKKVQLQYCLSMIDQNTIHRNPMYYLFPGEHEPDPYHSYKSKNFIPKVMFMAAVARPRFDENGIELFSRKIGIFSFVVKEPAKWNSKNRTAGTMETKPIQSVTKDITRACLIEKVLPTIRAKWRASDSNNPIFLQQDNARPHIGNNDL